In a single window of the Megalobrama amblycephala isolate DHTTF-2021 linkage group LG3, ASM1881202v1, whole genome shotgun sequence genome:
- the LOC125265311 gene encoding uncharacterized protein LOC125265311 isoform X1, translating into MSTVLFLTFVCCIGAQNIKQPKRLQTSKLGDNVTIECYLPSTDFNNMVWYKQEMGKKLQAILKSYIYLTKVDFVDGYTDGRFNVTIERGIYHLHISLTKKEDVATYFCGVISLGELYFGPGTFLMLHEKHNTTTVLQEPISDKFHTGDKITLTCSIQTVDEKCAGGHHAYWFREAADESRPAIIYADGDMKKQHEESCESDSTTQTCIYTLTKTNLSRSDAGTYYCAAFACDKIVFGKGTYLAFIPDSESTATPLFLILVSSNIISMVVMILLVAVRCKDQGKSSACFNRSCDYETSEGTQVGNADALTYTSVSFSSRSRPSRGATQHNISQHNDIYSKIRS; encoded by the exons ATGAGCACAGTTTTATTCCTCACCTTTGTTT GTTGCATTGGAGCACAAAACATTAAGCAGCCAAAACGTTTGCAAACCTCTAAACTGGGTGATAATGTCACTATTGAGTGCTACTTACCCAGTACAGATTTTAACAATATGGTGTGGTACAAGCAGGAGATGGGAAAAAAACTTCAagccattttaaaaagttacatttacCTGACGAAGGTTGACTTTGTTGATGGATATACCGATGGTCGTTTTAACGTAACAATAGAAAGAGGAATTTATCATTTACACATTTCTTTGACTAAAAAGGAAGATGTAGCAACATACTTTTGTGGTGTGATATCTTTGGGAGAACTGTATTTTGGACCTGGAACATTTTTGATGCTTCACG aaaaacacaacacaacaacaGTTCTTCAGGAGCCCATTTCAGATAAATTTCACACTGGAGACAAAATTACCCTCACGTGTAGCATTCAAACGGTAGATGAGAAATGTGCGGGAGGACACCATGCATACTGGTTCAGAGAGGCTGCAGATGAATCTCGTCCTGCCATCATTTACGCTGATGGAGATATGAAGAAACAGCATGAAGAGAGCTGTGAGAGTGATTCTACTACACAGACCTGCATTTACACACTCACAAAGACAAACCTCAGCCGTTCTGATGCTGGTACTTACTACTGTGCTGCATTCGCATGTGACAAGATAGTGTTTGGAAAAGGAACTTATCTGGCATTCATACCTG ACAGTGAGTCGACAGCAACTCCATTGTTTCTTATACTAGTCTCATCAAACATAATTTCTATGGTAGTAATGATCTTACTTGTGGCCGTGCGATGTAAGGACCAAGGCAAATCTTCAG CCTGTTTCAACAGATCTTGTGATTATGAGACATCTGAAGGTACTCAG GTTGGAAATGCAGATGCATTGACTTACACATCTGTGAGTTTCAGCAGTAGATCACGGCCCTCTAGAGGTGCTACACAACACAACATTTCCCAGCATAATGATATCTACTCAAAGATCAGGTCCTAA
- the LOC125265311 gene encoding uncharacterized protein LOC125265311 isoform X2, translating into MSTVLFLTFVCCIGAQNIKQPKRLQTSKLGDNVTIECYLPSTDFNNMVWYKQEMGKKLQAILKSYIYLTKVDFVDGYTDGRFNVTIERGIYHLHISLTKKEDVATYFCGVISLGELYFGPGTFLMLHEKHNTTTVLQEPISDKFHTGDKITLTCSIQTVDEKCAGGHHAYWFREAADESRPAIIYADGDMKKQHEESCESDSTTQTCIYTLTKTNLSRSDAGTYYCAAFACDKIVFGKGTYLAFIPDSESTATPLFLILVSSNIISMVVMILLVAVRCKDQGKSSDLVIMRHLKVLRLEMQMH; encoded by the exons ATGAGCACAGTTTTATTCCTCACCTTTGTTT GTTGCATTGGAGCACAAAACATTAAGCAGCCAAAACGTTTGCAAACCTCTAAACTGGGTGATAATGTCACTATTGAGTGCTACTTACCCAGTACAGATTTTAACAATATGGTGTGGTACAAGCAGGAGATGGGAAAAAAACTTCAagccattttaaaaagttacatttacCTGACGAAGGTTGACTTTGTTGATGGATATACCGATGGTCGTTTTAACGTAACAATAGAAAGAGGAATTTATCATTTACACATTTCTTTGACTAAAAAGGAAGATGTAGCAACATACTTTTGTGGTGTGATATCTTTGGGAGAACTGTATTTTGGACCTGGAACATTTTTGATGCTTCACG aaaaacacaacacaacaacaGTTCTTCAGGAGCCCATTTCAGATAAATTTCACACTGGAGACAAAATTACCCTCACGTGTAGCATTCAAACGGTAGATGAGAAATGTGCGGGAGGACACCATGCATACTGGTTCAGAGAGGCTGCAGATGAATCTCGTCCTGCCATCATTTACGCTGATGGAGATATGAAGAAACAGCATGAAGAGAGCTGTGAGAGTGATTCTACTACACAGACCTGCATTTACACACTCACAAAGACAAACCTCAGCCGTTCTGATGCTGGTACTTACTACTGTGCTGCATTCGCATGTGACAAGATAGTGTTTGGAAAAGGAACTTATCTGGCATTCATACCTG ACAGTGAGTCGACAGCAACTCCATTGTTTCTTATACTAGTCTCATCAAACATAATTTCTATGGTAGTAATGATCTTACTTGTGGCCGTGCGATGTAAGGACCAAGGCAAATCTTCAG ATCTTGTGATTATGAGACATCTGAAGGTACTCAG GTTGGAAATGCAGATGCATTGA